TAATGAATGAAACTGTAGATGGGGATTATCAAAACTTTGCATCCCAAGATGGATCTTATATAAGAAAGTATTTTTTTGGGAAATATCCTGAAACATTAAAATTAGTAGAAGATATGTCAGATGAAGAAATTTATTCTTTAAATAGAGGTGGTCATGATTCTCAGAAAATATTTTCTGCTTTTTATAAAGCAAAACAGTCAAAAGAAAAACCAGTAGTTATTTTATTTCATACAATTAAAGGATATGGAATGGGGGATGTTGCAGAAGGAAAAAATGTTGCTCATCAAGTTAAAAAAATGAGTTTAGATTCATTAAAATATTTTTATCATCGTTTTAAAATACCTATATCTGAAGATCAAATTTCTTCTCTTCCATATATTACTTTTAATAAGAATTCTGCAGAATATATTTATTTACACAATCAAAGAAAAAAATTAGGGGGATATCTTCCACGTAGATATTCAAAATTTACAAATCAAATACAATTACCAGAACTAAAAGATTTTCATTCTGTAATTATCAGACAAAAAAAAAGAATTTCTACTACTATTGCATTTGTACGTATATTAAATATATTATTGAATTTATCGTATTTAAAAGATCGTATTGTTCCAATTATTGCTGATGAAGCTAGAACATTTGGAATGGAGGGACTATTTAGAAAAATTGGTATTTATAATGTTGATGGACAACAATATACTCCGCAAGATAAAAATCAACTTTCGTATTACAAAGAAAATAAAAATGGTCAAATTTTACAAGAAGGTATCAATGAGTTAGGTGCTGCTGCTTCTTGGTTAGCTGCTGCCACTTCATATAGTAATAATAACTTTCCTATGATTCCTTTTTATATTTATTATTCTATGTTTGGTTTTCAAAGAATTGGAGATTTATGCTGGGCTGCTGGGGATCAACAAGCACGTGGTTTTTTAATTGGCGGAACTTCTGGTAGAACAACCTTAAATGGGGAGGGTTTACAGCATGAAGATGGGCATAGCCATATTCATTTTTTAACAGTTCCTAATTGTATTTCTTATGATCCAGCTTATTCGTATGAATTAGCAGTGATTATTAATCATGGTATAAAAAAAATGTATGGAAAAAAACAAGATAATGTGTATTATTATATTACAACAACAAATGAAAATTATAATATGTTAGAAATGCCTGAAAATTCTGAAGAAGGTATTATTAAAGGTATATATAAATTAACAACAAAATTTGGAAAAATAGGAAAAATTCAATTAATGGGATCAGGGGCAATTTTAAACAATGTAAAAAAAGCAGCAAAAATATTACATGATGATTATAATATTGGTTCTGATGTTTATAGTGTCACATCTTTTACAGAATTAGCAAGAAATGGACAAGATTGCGAAAGGTGGAATATGTTACATCCAGAAGAAAATCCAAAAGTACCTTATATTGCTCAAATTATGAATAGTGCTCCGGCAATTGCTGCTACTGATTATATGAAATTATTTGCTGATCAAGTACGTAATTACATACCTGCTATAAAGTATCGAGTATTAGGAACAGATGGTTTTGGTCGTTCTGATAGTAGAGAAAATTTACGTAGACATTTTGAAATTGATGCAAATTATATTGTTATTGCTGCATTAACAGAATTATCAAATTGTCGTATTATAGATAAAAAAATGGTTTCTACTGCGATTTTAAAATTTAAAATTGATATTAAAAAAGTTAATCCCCGTTTATTATAAGAGGTACAAGTTATGGATATTGAAATTAAAATTCCAGATCTTGGTATTGATGAAGCCGAGGTAATTGATATTTTGGTTTGTGTTAATGATACCATTCTCAAAGAGCAAAGTTTGATTGTTGTAGAAGGCGAAAAAACTTCTATGGAAATTCCTGCTCCATGTTCTGGTGTGATTAAAGAAATTAAAGTAAATATTTCAGATATTGTAAAAAAGAATTCTATTATTATGATTGTTGAGAATAGAGAGCATCCGGAAGGAAATAATAATATTATAAATAATGGTAAAAAAGATATTTATACTAATGAGAATGGTTTTGATTTTACTCACAAGACTATACATACGTCTCCATTAGTTCGTCGTATGGCACATACTTTAAAAATTGATTTACATACAGTAGTAGGCACTGGCAGGAAAAGTAGAATTACTAAACAAGATATTCAGAATCATATTAAAAATATTGATCACAGTATACATCAAGATGTTGCTAGTAAAGAGGGTATTTTTGATATTAATGATGCCAGTATAAAAGATTTTGATTTTAGTCGTTTCGGAAAAATTGAAACTATAGAATTAAAGAAAGTAAAAAAAATTTCTGGAGACGTATTATTTAAAAATTGGTCTACTATACCTCATGTTACTCAATTTGATGAAGTAGATATTACTGATTTAGAAAATTTTCGCAAAAAATATAATATGGAAGTACAGAATATTCAAGAAAAAAAAATCACTTTATTGTCTTTTATTATAAAAGCGCTTGCAAAAGGATTAGAAAAATTTCCTTATTTTAATAGTTCAATTTCTTTAGACAATAAAAAAATATTTTTAAAAAAATATATTAATATTGGTATAGCTGTTGATACAACTTATGGATTAGTAGTACCAGTGGTTAAAGATGTAAAAAACAAAAGTATATTTGATGTTTCTCAAAATATATTATATCTTTCTAAGAAAGCAAGAGAAAGAAAATTAAGTGTTTTAGATGTTCAGGGTGGTTGTTTTACTATTTCTAGTTTAGGCGGAATTGGAGGTACTTTTTTTACGCCTATTATTAATCATCCAGAAGCTGCAATTTTAGGAGTTTCAAAAGCTTTTTATAAACCTATTTGGAATGGTAATAAATTTTTACCAAAATTAATATTACCGTTATCTTTGTCTTATAATCATCGTATTATTGATGGAGCTGATGGTGCAAGATTTATTTCTTTTATTAATAAATTATTATCTGATATTAGATGGTTATTATTATAGATATAGTATGTGATATTAAAGTATTTTCATGAATATTATAAATGTGTGATGTATAATATGTACTATTGAATTTATTAAATTATATTTAAAATTTTTATTAAGGAAAACATTATGGTGATGGATATTCGTACACAAGTATTAGTTATTGGATCTGGTCCTGCAGGATATGCAGCAGCTTTTAGAAGTTCTGATTTAGGTTTAAAAACTACTTTAATAGAAAAATATAATTCATTAGGTGGTGTGTGTTTAAATGTTGGATGTATTCCTTCAAAATTTTTATTACATATTGCAAAAGTTATTCAAGAAGCAAAAGAGATATCAAAACAAGGTGTATTCTTTAAGACTCCTAAAATTGATTTAGATATTATTAGAAAGAAAAAACAAGAAATTATTTCTACATTGTCTTCTGGTATTAAATACATGGCAAAAAATAGAAAAGTACAAATATTATATGGAATGGGTTCTTTTATAAATAAAAATACAGTACTTGTTGTTAATGAAAATGAAATGATTACTGTACATTTTGATCATGTAATTATTGCTACTGGTTCACAATCAATTGCTTTACCTAATATTCCTATAAATAGTGAATATATTTGGAATTCTACTGAAGCCTTATCTTTGCGTTTTATTCCACGAAAAATGTTGATTATTGGATCTGGTATTATTGGTTTAGAAATGGCTACTTTATATAGTGCACTGGGTTCTCAGGTAGATGTTGTAGATCGTGATAATAGGTTATTATCATTTTTAGATCAAGATATTATTAATATTTATAAAAAATCTCTTTCAGAGAATTTTAATATTTTATTACAAACAAATATTAACGAAATAATTGTGAAAAATAATCAAATATTAGTTACTTTATCTAATACTAATTTTGATAAAAAAGAAATTTTTTATGATGCCGTATTAGTTGCTATTGGTAGGAAATCAAATATTCTTCCATTAAAATTAGAAAATGCTGGAGTAAAAATTAATTCTAATAATTTTATTCAAGTGGATCGTCAATTACGAACAAATATAAATAATATATATGCTATTGGAGATGTTATTGGTAATCCTTTATTAGCACATAAAGGAATACATCAAGGTCATATTGCTGCAGAAGTTATAGCTGGATATCAGCATTATTTTGAACCTATAGTTATTCCTGCAGTTGCTTATACTGATCCTGAAATTGCTTGGGTAGGAATGAATGAGAATGATGCAATTAAAAAAAATATAAATTATGAAGCTGCTGTTTTTCCTTGGAAAGCTTCTGGAAGAGCTATTGTATCTAATTGTTCTCATGGCATGACAAAATTAATTATTAATAAAGATACTCGTAAAGTTCTTGGTGGAATCATTATTGGTAGACAAGCTGGAGAATTATTATCAGAAATTACATTGGCGATTGAAATGGGTTGTGACGTAGAAGATATTTCATTAACTATTCATCCTCATCCTACGTTGTCTGAATCTATTGGATTATCTGCACAGGTTTTTTTAGGTACGATTACTGATTTAATCAATTCAAAATCTGTATTTAAATAATGTTTGAAAAAATAAATTATTATTTTAAAAATTAAAATCATTGATGATCATATATAATATTGATTATATAGGTAATATATATTTTTAAGAAGAATATTATATAATATAATTTTTATATATTATTTATTTTAAATAACTTATACAATTACAAATTTTATAAAAATGATAGATATTAAGAAAATTTTGTATCTTCAAAAGTATCCATGATCATATGTATGGATATATAATTGTATAAGTTATATATAAAATATATAATTTAAATATTTATATACTAAATGATGATCCGCAACTACATGTTGTTTTTGCATTAGGGTTAGATACAGTAAATTTTGATCCTTCTATATTTTCTATATAATCTATTACGCCTCCATGAAGATATTGTATACTGATAGAATCAATAATAATATTTTTTTCTTTTTTGAGTATAATGTCATTATCATGTATTTTATTATCTATTTTAAATTGATATTGAAATCCATTACATCCTCCACCGATAATATAAATTCTAAATTTTAAATAGGTATTATTTTTTTTATGAGTTAATTGATAAATTTTTTTGATTGCTGTACTAGTAATTTTTAATTTCAATTTGGATATTATAATCATATTTGTATTTTTTATTGTTATTATGATAATTATTAATATTTTTTTTTTCTTAAAAATGCCGGAATATCTAGGTAATTAGATTCTATTTTATGATTTTTATTACATTCTAAATGATTTTTTATATTTTTTTTCTGATTATTATTTCTCATATATGAATTAAAATTTTGATATCGATATTCTGATTTTTTTTCTTTGTTAGTATTATTTTGAGATAAAATATCATTTTTTTGATGATTATCAGATCCAATACCAGTTGCCACTACTGTTACTCTTAAAGAATCATTCATTTCTGGATCTAATGAAGTACCAATTACTACTGTTGCATTATCGGAAGAAAAAGATCGCACGGTATTTCCGACTGTTTCAAATTCATCTAATCTAAGATCAATTCCAGCAGTAATATTGACTAATACTCCTCTTGCACCTGATAAATCAATATCTTCTAACAATGGACTAGAAATAGCAATTTCTGCTGCTTCTTCAGCTCTATTATCTCCAGTAGATAAACCGGTTCCCATCATGGCATATCCCATTTCAGACATTACAGTTCTGACGTCTGCAAAATCTACATTCATTAATCCTGGTTTTGTAATTAATTCTGCAATCCCTTGTACTGCACCTCTTAGTACATTATTTGCAGCACTAAATGCATCAAGTAGAGAAATTCCTCTGTTTAATACTTTTAATAATTTATCATTTGGTATAATTATTAATGAATCAACATATTTTGAAAGTTCTAAAATACCTTGATCGGCAAATACCATTCTTTTTTTTCCTTCAAATATAAATGGTTTTGTGATTACTGCAACAGTTAAAATACCCATTTCTTTTGCTATAGAAGCTACAACAGGTGCTGCTCCTGTTCCGGTACCTCCTCCCATTCCTGCAGCTATAAATACCATATCTGCTCCTTTTAGAGCATTATTAATAGAATCTTTATCTTCTTCTGCTGCATGTCTTCCAATTTCTGGATTTGCACCTGCCCCTAATCCTTTGGTAATATTACTACCAATTTGAATTGTTTGTCCTACTTCTATTTTTTTTAGTGCTTGTGCATCAGTATTGATTGCGAAAAATTCTACTCCTTCTATTTTTTCTCTTACCATATGTTCTACTGCATTACCCCCTCCTCCTCCTATACCTAATACTTTAATAATTGCTTCATTACTTAATTCTGTAGATTCAAACATAATATATCCTATTTAAAAAGTTTAGTGTTTATTTGAAATCTTTTGAAACCAATTTTGTATTTTGTAAATCCATTTTTTAAATATAAAAGTTTTATTATGATTTTGATAATGATATTTTTTTTGACTATATTTTAATAATCCTATTACTGTGGAATAACTAGGATGAAGAATATTTTGGTTGTTTGTTTTAACATTATTGGGTACTCCAATTCTTACTGGCATTTTAAAAATTTTTTCTGCAAAACATTTTAACGATTTTGTTTGTGCGCTTCCTCCAGTAATGACGATACCCGATCCAATTAAATATGGTTGTTTAGAATAAAATAATTTTTTTTGTATTTTTATAATAATATCATTAATGATATTTAATAATTCAGAATATCTTGATTCTATAATTTCAATTAATATATCTTTTTTTATTTTTTTAGTATTCATTCCATTTAAGTTAGAAAATTCTATTAATTCTGGTATCGAAAAAGATGATAATACTGTAGATCCGTATTTTATTTTGATCATTTCTGCATTTTTGAATGATGTATTAAATATACATGCAATATCATTAGTAATAGTATTTCCGGCATATGGAATAACCTCGCTGTGTTGGATATATCCATTGGTGTATATTACAATTTCTATACTTCCACCGCCAATATCGATCATACAAACTCCAGAACTTTTTTCTTCGGATGTTAATATGGCTTGGCTAGATGCTAATCCTGAAAATATTATTTTTTTAATTTTTAAATTACAGTTTTTAACAGCTTTTATAATATTTTTTTTAATATGATTTCGATATGTAATTAAGTGAACATTAGCAGTCATTCGAAATCCAGATAATCCAATTGGATTTTTGATTCCTTGTTCTTGGTCAATAGCATATTCTTGAGGAATAACATGTAATATATTATAATCGTAGTTTAATTTAATGGATTTTGCAGTATATATAGCATATTGTACATCTTTTGTGGTGACTTCGTTATTATGGATTGGAACAATTCCAGTTTCATTTTTACATTGAATATATTTATTAGATAATGATAAATATATAGAAGAAATATTACATTGTGCAGTTTTTTCTGCTTCATCTATGCTTTTTTTAATACATTTAGTTACAGAATTTAAATCATTAATATTTCCTACACTAATTCCTTTGGAGGAACATTTTCCTATTCCGACAATATTAATATTATTATTTTCTAAAATTTTTCCAATTAAAACAACAACTTTGGTAGTTCCTATTTCTAATCCTGCTACCAATGTTTCTTGTTTTTGATTCATCATGATAATTTTAACCTATTTAATAATAAATTACTTTTTATATATTTATAATCATAAATATGATTTTCATGTATAATTTTTACATATTATTATTTTTAATTAAAAGAAATCTTTACAATATATTGAGTATCATCAATATTTTATATTTTATATGCAAAAAATTTTATAATTATTGTATATATTCCGCTATTCTTAAAATAGCACTTCTTGACTTTGGATTATCTATAATTTCTTTTGTAGTTGGAAAAATCCTATCAACAATTTTTATATTTTTTTGATACAATAATTTTATATTTTTTTCAGATATCGGTATTCCATTTGGTATATGAGGTATACAACTATTTTGTACCATAAATTGTTTTATAATTCTATCTTCTAATGAATGAAAACTAATGACAACAATGCGAGCATTTTTATTTAAAAATTTTAGTATTTTTTGTAAAAATATTTTTATTGCATATAATTCTTGATTAATAAAAATTCGAATTGCTTGAAAACTTTTTGTTGCTGGGTGTTGACGTTTTTTTTTTTTAAATATTACTGATTGAATAATTTTAGATAATTCTAAAGTTGTTGTAATTGGTTGATTTTTTTTTTTTTTTTCAATTATTGCAGCAATTTTATTTGCAAATTTTTCTTCTCCGAATGTTTTTAAAACATATGCTATTTCTTTTTTTGTACTAGAATTGATCCATGTAGTAGCAGATATTCCTTCTGTTGGATTCATCCTCATATCTAATGGTCCATCTAGTTTAAATGAAAAACCTCTATCTTTAAACATTAATTGCATGGACGAGACTCCTAAATCTAGTATAATACCATCAATTTTTTTATTGATATTATATTTTTTTACGAAAATATCAATATCAGAAAAATTTCCGTGAATGATTTGTAATCGATGATCTAATATTTTTTTTGCAATGTTAATTGCATATGGATCTCTATCAATAGCATATAATTTTCCATCTTTATTTAAATTTTTTAATATTTTTAAAGAATGTCCTCCAGCACCAAAAGTACAATCGATATATATACCATTTTTTTTTATTTTTAGTGCTTGAATAGATTCTTCCAACATTACTGTTTTGTGTAATAAAGTATTCATAATGAAGTTAATAATATTTTTTATAATTAATATATGTAATCTTTGAATATTAATTGTAATTCTTTTATATTGTTATTTCGTGATTAAATAATAATAGTTCCTGATCGAGAAATATTTATAATTTTAGAATGTTTTTTTATTATATTTAAAAAATTATTGATTTGAGTGTTATTTTCAAGAATTTGAATAGTATATATTGGGCAAAATTCTTTTATAATTTGACTGTGAAATTTTTCTAAAATTTTTTTTATATTTTGTATTTCATACTTAGATGCCTGAATTTTAATAAGAGCAAGTTCTTTTTCTATATATTGTTGATGGTGTATGATTTGAATTTTTAATATATTAATGAGTTTATGTAATTGTTTTTCAATTTTTTCAATTATTTTTTGATCTCCGCTAGTTTGTATTGTAACAGTAGATATTGAAGTGTCTTCTGTTGGACAAACAGATAAGTTATCTATGTTATATCCTCTTTGTGAAAATAAACCGACTACTCTAGACAAGGCGCCTGGTTCATTTTCTAATAATATTAATAGCATTGTTTTCATAGTTTTTTATCATCCCTTTATTCTCTAAACCACATTTCATTCATTCCCCCACCTCGAATTTGCATAGGATATACATGTTCAGTATGATCAATTTTTACATCTATAAAGACCAGATTTCCTTCTTTGAGTTTTTGTAATGCGACTTTTAATTTTTCTTCTAATTCTTGATTATTAATAATAGAAATTCCAATATGTCCATAAGATTCTGATAATTTTATAAAATTTGGTAATGACTTCATATATGAATGAGAATGTCTTTCTTCATAAATGATATTTTGCCATTGTTTGACCATTCCCAAGGATTGATTATTTAAATTCAGTATTAATATTGGTAATTTATATTGCATTGCTGTAGAAAGTTCTTGAATATTCATTTGAATACTACCATCTCCAGTAATACAAATAACCATTTTTTTAGGAAAGGCTATTTTAACTCCTAATGCTGCTGGTAAACCAAAACCCATGGTACCTAGTCCACCTGAATTAATCCATCTTCTTGGTTTTTCAAATAAATAATATAATGCTGCAAACATTTGATGTTGTCCAACATCGGATGTGATATATGCTTTTCCATTTGTAAGATTCCATAAAGTTTTTATCACATTTTGAGGTTTTATCTTATTGCTCATTTTATTGTATTGTAAACTTTTTTTATTTTTCCATATTTTAATTTTTTCCCACCATGGTTGAATATTATAATTTTTTATTAATGTTTTGTTTTCATCCAGAATTTTTAATAAACATTGTAATATTTTTTTTGCATCTCCAACAATTGGTATATCTGCAGAGACTGTTTTAGATATTGATGTAGGGTCTATATCTATGTGTAAAATTTTTGCTGTAGGACAATATTTTTTTAAATTATTTGTAGTACGATCATCAAATCTCACTCCAATAGCTAAAATAACATCGGAATAGTGTATAGCCATGTTTGCTTCATAAGTTCCATGCATTCCGAGCATGTGAAGATTTTGTACGTGTGTTCCTGGAAAAGCTCCAAGAGCCATTAGAGAATTAGTAACTGGTATTTTTAGTAGTTCCGCGAATTTTTTTAATTCTTTTGTACTATTAGAGTTTACAACTCCTCCTCCAATATATAATATAGGTTGTTTTGCTTTTAATAATATTTTTAATATTTTTTTTATTTGTTTTTTATTTCCATGAATTATAGGATTGTATGATCGTATATAAGGTTTTTTTGGCCAAAAATATGGTTTTTTATTTTTTGCATTCAAAATATCTTTTGGTAGATCAATAACTACTGGTCCTGGTCTACCTGTTGATGCTATCCAAAAGGATTTTTTAAATATCATAGGAATATCTTCGGTATTTGTGATTAAAAAACTATGTTTTACTATTGGTCTTGAAATGCCTAACATATCGCATTCTTGAAATGCATCGTATCCAATTAAAGATGAATCGACTTGTCCAGAAATAACAATCATGGGAATAGAATCCATATATGCTGTTGCAATTCCTGTAATAGAATTAGTGGCACCAGGTCCAGAAGTTACTAATACGACTCCCACTTTCCCTGTAGCTCTTGCATATCCATCTGCCATATGTGTAGCAGCTTGTTCATGTCGTACTAATATGTGTTTAATATCAGTATTTTTTTTTAAAGAATCATAGATATCTAATACCGCACCTCCAGGATATCCGAAAATATGTTTTATTCCTTGATCTATTAATGATCGAATGACCATATCTGAGCCTGATAATAATTCCATTATTTCTCCTAATAGGATATTTATTTTATAATATTATTGATAATATTATTATGTTGAATAGTGGTGATCGTGTATTAGTTAAATTTTTATTTTTGATTATGAAATATTATGATATTTTAAAAATAGTTTTTATGAATGTAGTTGTGCAATTGGAATAATTAAAACTATTGTGTTATATATGAATTATTTTCTTTTAAGATTATAAAGTACGATTGTTTATTGATTTTGATTGTAGTATTTAGTAAATTACTATATTAATATTGTATTTTTATTATATTACATAGTTTTTTAACTAAGATAGTTTTATAAAATTTTCAGATCCATATATTTTTCTTGGATCTGAATATTTCAATTCATTATTGAATATTTCGTAATAATTCATTAATTTCTACTTTTTTGAGTGTTTTTGTATCTACTTTTTTAACAATAACTGCGCAATATAAGTTATATTTTTTGTTTTTTGACGGTAAAGTACCAGAAACCACTACAGACCCAGAAGGTATTTTGCCATATGTAATTTCTTCTGTTTCTCTATTATAAATTCTTGTACTTTGTCCAATATATACTCCCATAGAAATTACTGATCCTTTTTCTACAATTACACCTTCCACAATTTCAGAACGTGCGCCAATAAAACAATTGTCTTCAATAATTGTTGGATTACTTTGGATTGGTTCTAGTACACCTCCTATACCTACACCACCTGATATATGTACATTTTTTCCAATGTATGCACAAGATCCAACAGTAGACCATGTATCTATCATAGTATTTTGATTAATATAAGCACCAATATTAACATAAGAAGGCATTAGTACAGTATTTTGTGCAATAAATGCACCCTTTCGGATTGTAGCTGGTGGTACAATACGAATATTATTTTTTTTTAATTCCTGTTCTGTAATATGTTCATATTTGAGGGGGATTTTGTCATAAAAAGTATTTTTAATGCCTCTAGTTATTTTATTTTTTTGGATACAAAAATATAATAAAATTGCTTTTTTAATCCATTGGTGAGTAATCCATGATCCTGATATTTTTGTTGATACCTGTATTTTACCTTGATCAAGAAGTTCAATGGTTTTCTTAATTGCATGGGAATATTCAATATTCATTTTATTAAAATTAATATGTTCTTTTTTTTCAAAAATTTTATTTATAATCTTTTCTAATTTTTCCATAAACATACTCTGTATTATTAATATAGTGGATTGATAATTTTTTTATTTTTGATCTATTTTACATATTAATATATATGTTTTTTATATTTTCAGTTTTTCTTTTTGTTAAGATTTCGCATCCATTTTTAGTGACTAAAATTGTATGTTCGTATTGTGCGGATAAACTATTATCTTTTGTTTTAATAGTCCAACTATCATCCATACAAATGACATCACTTTTTCCAGAATTTATAATGGGTTCTATAGTAAATACCATACCTTCTTTAAATAATATTTTATTATTTTTATTAAAATAATGTAAAATATATGGATCTTCGTGAAATTCTTTTCCAATTCCGTGTCCACAATATTCTGTGACAATAGAAAAAGGTGTTTTATGAATATTTTTTTGTATTGTTTTGCCAATGATGTTGATAGGAATATTTGGTTTGATTACTGAAAAGGTTTCATATAATATTTTCTTTGCTGTATAGCATAATTTTTTTGCAATAGAATTTGTATTTCCAACAATAAACATTTTTGATGTATCAGCATGGTATTGATTTTTTATGATGGTGACATCAATATTTACGATATCTCCATGTTTTAATTCGGTGTTATTAGGAATGCCATGACATACAACTTCATTTACAGAAATACATGTTGATTTTGGAAATCCTTGGTATCCTAAACAAGCTGGAATAGCATTTTGTTTTTCAACAATATAGTTATGACAAATGTAATCTAAGTGTTCTGTTGTAATTCCAGCAACTACATATGGTGTAATCATTTCTAATACTTGGCTGGCTAATTTTCCAGAAATTCGCATTTTCTTAATTTCTTCAGAATTTTTTATGGAAATTTTCATTTTGATATCAATATTTTATTTAATAATATATAATACATATTATACGATTGTAAATATTTTTTATTTTATTTTATTGGAAAAAAAGTTTTATTTAGTTTAATATAAACTTATTATTTTTATAATCCTTAATGATATATTATATTTATAATACATGTTAATCAATTGAAATACTATGAATATTATGAAATATAATTGTTATTTATTACTTTTGAGGGAATTATTTTGAGTATGATTTCTATGCATGATATGATAAAAGCAGGTGTTCATTTTGGACATCAAAC
The sequence above is drawn from the Buchnera aphidicola (Myzocallis carpini) genome and encodes:
- the aceE gene encoding pyruvate dehydrogenase (acetyl-transferring), homodimeric type, which gives rise to MSNNFYDDIDPVETLEWVDSISSVIMTDGLDRAKFILDRLLEKMKKCGMNTINNMSITNYINTITKVHEERYPGNLEIENKICSVIRWNAMMMVLRASKKNLDLGGHLSSFQSSATIYEVCFNHFFIGSNETCDGDLVYFQGHIAPGIYSRAFLEGRLTHEQIDHFRQEVFGKGISSYPHPKLMPNFWQFPTVSMGLTPISAIYQAKFLKYLENRGLKNTSKRTVYAFLGDGEMDEPESKGAMVIASREKLNNLIYVINCNLQRLDGPVYGNGKIINELEGLFHGAGWLVIKVIWGGLWDRLFKKDHSRKLIQLMNETVDGDYQNFASQDGSYIRKYFFGKYPETLKLVEDMSDEEIYSLNRGGHDSQKIFSAFYKAKQSKEKPVVILFHTIKGYGMGDVAEGKNVAHQVKKMSLDSLKYFYHRFKIPISEDQISSLPYITFNKNSAEYIYLHNQRKKLGGYLPRRYSKFTNQIQLPELKDFHSVIIRQKKRISTTIAFVRILNILLNLSYLKDRIVPIIADEARTFGMEGLFRKIGIYNVDGQQYTPQDKNQLSYYKENKNGQILQEGINELGAAASWLAAATSYSNNNFPMIPFYIYYSMFGFQRIGDLCWAAGDQQARGFLIGGTSGRTTLNGEGLQHEDGHSHIHFLTVPNCISYDPAYSYELAVIINHGIKKMYGKKQDNVYYYITTTNENYNMLEMPENSEEGIIKGIYKLTTKFGKIGKIQLMGSGAILNNVKKAAKILHDDYNIGSDVYSVTSFTELARNGQDCERWNMLHPEENPKVPYIAQIMNSAPAIAATDYMKLFADQVRNYIPAIKYRVLGTDGFGRSDSRENLRRHFEIDANYIVIAALTELSNCRIIDKKMVSTAILKFKIDIKKVNPRLL
- a CDS encoding 2-oxo acid dehydrogenase subunit E2 — encoded protein: MDIEIKIPDLGIDEAEVIDILVCVNDTILKEQSLIVVEGEKTSMEIPAPCSGVIKEIKVNISDIVKKNSIIMIVENREHPEGNNNIINNGKKDIYTNENGFDFTHKTIHTSPLVRRMAHTLKIDLHTVVGTGRKSRITKQDIQNHIKNIDHSIHQDVASKEGIFDINDASIKDFDFSRFGKIETIELKKVKKISGDVLFKNWSTIPHVTQFDEVDITDLENFRKKYNMEVQNIQEKKITLLSFIIKALAKGLEKFPYFNSSISLDNKKIFLKKYINIGIAVDTTYGLVVPVVKDVKNKSIFDVSQNILYLSKKARERKLSVLDVQGGCFTISSLGGIGGTFFTPIINHPEAAILGVSKAFYKPIWNGNKFLPKLILPLSLSYNHRIIDGADGARFISFINKLLSDIRWLLL
- the lpdA gene encoding dihydrolipoyl dehydrogenase translates to MVMDIRTQVLVIGSGPAGYAAAFRSSDLGLKTTLIEKYNSLGGVCLNVGCIPSKFLLHIAKVIQEAKEISKQGVFFKTPKIDLDIIRKKKQEIISTLSSGIKYMAKNRKVQILYGMGSFINKNTVLVVNENEMITVHFDHVIIATGSQSIALPNIPINSEYIWNSTEALSLRFIPRKMLIIGSGIIGLEMATLYSALGSQVDVVDRDNRLLSFLDQDIINIYKKSLSENFNILLQTNINEIIVKNNQILVTLSNTNFDKKEIFYDAVLVAIGRKSNILPLKLENAGVKINSNNFIQVDRQLRTNINNIYAIGDVIGNPLLAHKGIHQGHIAAEVIAGYQHYFEPIVIPAVAYTDPEIAWVGMNENDAIKKNINYEAAVFPWKASGRAIVSNCSHGMTKLIINKDTRKVLGGIIIGRQAGELLSEITLAIEMGCDVEDISLTIHPHPTLSESIGLSAQVFLGTITDLINSKSVFK
- the erpA gene encoding iron-sulfur cluster insertion protein ErpA, whose protein sequence is MIIISKLKLKITSTAIKKIYQLTHKKNNTYLKFRIYIIGGGCNGFQYQFKIDNKIHDNDIILKKEKNIIIDSISIQYLHGGVIDYIENIEGSKFTVSNPNAKTTCSCGSSFSI
- the ftsZ gene encoding cell division protein FtsZ, yielding MFESTELSNEAIIKVLGIGGGGGNAVEHMVREKIEGVEFFAINTDAQALKKIEVGQTIQIGSNITKGLGAGANPEIGRHAAEEDKDSINNALKGADMVFIAAGMGGGTGTGAAPVVASIAKEMGILTVAVITKPFIFEGKKRMVFADQGILELSKYVDSLIIIPNDKLLKVLNRGISLLDAFSAANNVLRGAVQGIAELITKPGLMNVDFADVRTVMSEMGYAMMGTGLSTGDNRAEEAAEIAISSPLLEDIDLSGARGVLVNITAGIDLRLDEFETVGNTVRSFSSDNATVVIGTSLDPEMNDSLRVTVVATGIGSDNHQKNDILSQNNTNKEKKSEYRYQNFNSYMRNNNQKKNIKNHLECNKNHKIESNYLDIPAFLRKKKY